In Rathayibacter sp. VKM Ac-2762, one DNA window encodes the following:
- a CDS encoding NAD-dependent epimerase/dehydratase family protein translates to MRTLILGGTGWLGGHLAAEALRRGHDVTCLVRGTAVPAGVSLVRADRDRDDALDAVAAASWDAVIDVSSTPQHVRRSVRDLRCGAYVLVSTTSVYAENAVVGADEDAEQLSPSDDPASYGAAKAACEQAVLAGSAPSLIARAGLIGGPGDPTSRSSYWPWRFRTRSGPVLVPDAPELPASVVDVRDLAAWLVASAEARVAGVMNVCGTPVPFGEHLAVARGGSSAEPVAVPEEWLLERGVGQWAGAGSLPLWIADPDWRGMNARSTARAEAAGFERRELAETLRDAAAAHVPGRGAGLGEERERELLGEWGRAG, encoded by the coding sequence ATGAGAACGCTGATCCTCGGAGGCACGGGCTGGCTCGGCGGGCACCTCGCCGCGGAGGCGCTGCGGCGCGGCCACGACGTGACCTGCCTCGTGCGCGGGACGGCCGTGCCCGCGGGGGTGTCCCTCGTCCGGGCCGACCGCGACCGCGACGACGCTCTCGACGCCGTGGCTGCGGCATCGTGGGACGCGGTGATCGACGTCTCCTCGACCCCGCAGCACGTCCGCCGATCCGTCCGCGACCTGCGCTGCGGCGCCTACGTCCTCGTCTCGACCACGAGCGTCTACGCCGAGAACGCGGTCGTCGGTGCGGACGAGGACGCCGAGCAGCTCTCTCCTTCCGACGACCCCGCCTCGTACGGCGCCGCGAAGGCCGCCTGCGAGCAGGCCGTGCTGGCCGGATCCGCGCCGTCTCTGATCGCGCGCGCCGGCCTGATCGGCGGCCCCGGCGACCCCACGAGCCGCTCCTCCTACTGGCCCTGGCGCTTCCGCACGCGGTCCGGGCCCGTGCTGGTGCCGGATGCGCCCGAGCTGCCGGCGTCCGTGGTCGACGTGCGGGATCTCGCCGCCTGGCTGGTGGCGTCCGCCGAGGCGCGGGTGGCGGGCGTGATGAACGTCTGCGGGACCCCCGTGCCGTTCGGCGAGCACCTCGCCGTGGCGCGCGGCGGGTCGTCCGCCGAGCCGGTCGCCGTGCCGGAGGAGTGGCTGCTCGAGCGCGGCGTCGGCCAGTGGGCGGGCGCCGGCTCGCTCCCGCTGTGGATCGCGGACCCGGACTGGCGCGGCATGAACGCGCGCTCGACGGCACGGGCGGAGGCCGCGGGCTTCGAGCGCCGCGAGCTCGCCGAGACGCTGCGGGACGCGGCGGCCGCGCACGTGCCGGGACGCGGCGCCGGACTGGGGGAGGAGCGGGAGCGGGAGCTGCTGGGGGAGTGGGGGCGGGCGGGGTGA
- a CDS encoding ABC transporter ATP-binding protein, producing MTPPAVLCSGLVRIFTTAGVEVQALQGLDLVVERGELIAIVGASGSGKSTLLGILSGLDTPTAGRVEVAGRDVLTLTERERVDFRRRTVGFVWQQTARNLLPYLSIEDNISVVAAVARTPRRERAARVDEMVGLLGLGDVRDRRPGALSGGQQQRAAIAVALVNEPDVLLTDEPTGELDEAATVDVLEALRGINRERGVTTVIVTHDAGVSDHVGRTVRIRDGRTSTETLRRLSADQRSVDAQHAAEEFAVLDRFGRLQLPEEFTGALGLRDRVRLGLEPDHIRVESGEAAARAEELPRADPVPPADPPRPADPLPPAGPPRATESPRRRGRHSLPAEDAS from the coding sequence ATGACCCCACCCGCCGTGCTCTGCTCGGGCCTCGTGCGCATCTTCACCACCGCCGGGGTCGAGGTGCAGGCGCTCCAGGGCCTCGATCTCGTCGTCGAGCGGGGCGAGCTGATCGCGATCGTCGGCGCCTCCGGATCGGGCAAGTCGACCCTCCTCGGCATCCTCTCGGGCCTCGACACCCCGACCGCGGGCCGTGTCGAGGTGGCCGGCCGCGACGTGCTCACCCTCACCGAGCGGGAGCGCGTCGACTTCCGGCGCCGCACGGTCGGCTTCGTCTGGCAGCAGACCGCGCGGAACCTCCTGCCCTACCTCTCGATCGAGGACAACATCTCGGTGGTCGCCGCCGTCGCCCGCACGCCGCGGAGGGAGCGGGCGGCGCGGGTCGACGAGATGGTCGGCCTGCTCGGGCTCGGCGACGTCCGCGATCGGCGCCCGGGCGCGCTCTCGGGCGGGCAGCAGCAGCGGGCCGCGATCGCGGTGGCCCTCGTGAACGAGCCGGATGTGCTGCTCACCGACGAGCCGACCGGGGAGCTCGACGAGGCCGCGACGGTCGACGTGCTGGAGGCGCTGCGCGGGATCAACCGCGAGCGCGGCGTCACGACGGTGATCGTCACCCACGACGCGGGAGTGTCGGACCACGTCGGCCGCACCGTCCGCATCCGCGACGGCCGCACCTCGACCGAGACGCTGCGACGCCTCTCGGCGGACCAGCGGAGCGTCGACGCGCAGCACGCGGCGGAGGAGTTCGCGGTGCTCGACCGCTTCGGCCGGCTCCAGCTGCCGGAGGAGTTCACCGGCGCCCTGGGGCTCCGCGACCGGGTGCGGCTCGGGCTCGAGCCGGACCACATCCGCGTGGAGTCGGGGGAGGCGGCGGCGCGCGCGGAGGAGCTCCCGCGCGCCGACCCGGTCCCGCCCGCCGACCCGCCCCGGCCCGCCGATCCGCTCCCGCCCGCCGGCCCGCCCCGGGCTACCGAATCGCCCCGGCGCCGCGGCCGGCACTCCCTCCCCGCGGAGGACGCGTCGTGA
- a CDS encoding ABC transporter ATP-binding protein yields MTAVLEALDLHRVFRTPAGDVVGCAGVSLSVAAGELVVVLGASGAGKTTLLSMLATVDRPTSGRVLVDGAAVADLDERRLSELRRGGLGIVFQDFALLEDLTARENVEMPLRLVGTDPSERDERVTAALAAVALDEHGDQRPDQLSGGQRQRVAIARALVGRPRLLVADEPTAQLDSATAARVIDLLAAAVRSGPTAAVVATHDPALADRADRVLTLRDGRVV; encoded by the coding sequence GTGACCGCCGTCCTTGAGGCCCTCGACCTCCACCGCGTCTTCCGGACTCCGGCGGGCGACGTCGTCGGCTGCGCGGGAGTCTCGCTCTCGGTCGCCGCGGGAGAGCTGGTCGTGGTGCTCGGCGCGTCCGGAGCGGGCAAGACCACGCTCCTGTCGATGCTCGCCACGGTGGACCGGCCCACGAGCGGACGGGTGCTCGTCGACGGCGCCGCCGTCGCGGACCTCGACGAGCGGCGGCTCTCGGAGCTGCGGCGCGGCGGTCTCGGCATCGTCTTCCAGGACTTCGCGCTGCTCGAGGACCTGACGGCGCGCGAGAACGTCGAGATGCCGCTGCGCCTGGTCGGCACCGACCCGTCCGAGCGGGACGAGCGGGTCACCGCGGCGCTCGCCGCCGTGGCGCTCGACGAGCACGGCGATCAGCGCCCCGACCAGCTCTCCGGCGGGCAGCGCCAGCGCGTCGCGATCGCCCGGGCGCTCGTCGGCCGCCCGCGGCTGCTCGTCGCCGACGAGCCGACCGCCCAGCTCGACAGTGCCACCGCGGCCCGCGTGATCGATCTGCTCGCCGCCGCCGTCCGCTCGGGCCCCACGGCCGCCGTCGTCGCGACCCACGACCCGGCCCTCGCCGATCGCGCCGACCGCGTCCTCACCCTCCGAGACGGCCGCGTCGTCTGA
- a CDS encoding glycosyltransferase family 4 protein: MTAGPGDPAAGLRIAMLAPIAWRTPPRHYGPWEQVASLLTEGLVRRGVDVTLFATGDSVTTAALESVAPTGYAESGRDGRVWEALHIAAVLDRAGDFDLVHNHLDWLPLALAAQWPVPLVTTVHGFSGPEILPAYREALGHPRTAHLVSISDSDRSPELDYAATVHHGIDVEGFPAGSGGEDLVILGRIHPDKGTAEAVRIAAAAGRRLLICGIVQDERYWREEVEPLVDGTRVVYRGSVGPEERALVLGGALALLHPIGFDEPFGLSVVEAMACGTPVIAYRRGSMPEIIDEGVTGFAVGSLSEAVAAVERVGLLDRASVRETARRRFAVDRMVDEYLAVYAGVLGR, from the coding sequence ATGACCGCAGGACCCGGGGACCCGGCGGCCGGGCTGCGGATCGCGATGCTCGCGCCGATCGCATGGCGCACGCCGCCGCGCCACTACGGGCCGTGGGAGCAGGTCGCGAGCCTCCTGACCGAGGGCCTGGTCCGCCGCGGAGTCGACGTGACGCTCTTCGCGACCGGCGACTCCGTGACGACGGCCGCGCTCGAGTCGGTCGCTCCGACGGGCTACGCCGAGTCGGGCCGCGACGGCCGCGTCTGGGAGGCGCTGCACATCGCGGCGGTCCTCGACCGCGCTGGCGACTTCGACCTGGTGCACAACCACCTCGACTGGCTGCCGCTCGCCCTCGCGGCGCAGTGGCCCGTGCCACTCGTGACGACGGTGCACGGCTTCTCGGGGCCCGAGATCCTGCCCGCCTACCGCGAGGCGCTGGGGCACCCGCGCACCGCGCACCTGGTGTCGATCTCGGACAGCGACCGCTCCCCCGAGCTCGACTACGCGGCGACGGTGCACCACGGGATCGACGTGGAGGGCTTCCCCGCCGGATCCGGAGGAGAGGATCTCGTGATCCTCGGCCGGATCCACCCCGACAAGGGCACGGCGGAGGCGGTCCGGATCGCCGCCGCGGCCGGGCGCCGACTCCTCATCTGCGGCATCGTGCAGGACGAGCGCTACTGGCGCGAGGAGGTCGAGCCGCTCGTCGACGGGACGCGCGTCGTCTACCGCGGCTCGGTCGGGCCGGAGGAGCGCGCCCTCGTGCTCGGCGGAGCGCTCGCGCTCCTGCATCCGATCGGCTTCGACGAGCCGTTCGGCCTCTCCGTCGTCGAGGCGATGGCGTGCGGGACGCCGGTGATCGCGTACCGCCGCGGATCGATGCCGGAGATCATCGACGAGGGCGTCACCGGGTTCGCGGTGGGCTCCCTGTCGGAGGCGGTCGCCGCGGTCGAACGGGTCGGACTCCTCGACCGCGCGTCCGTCCGGGAGACGGCGCGCCGCCGCTTCGCCGTGGATCGGATGGTCGACGAGTACCTCGCGGTGTACGCGGGAGTGCTGGGGCGCTGA
- a CDS encoding glycosyltransferase, whose protein sequence is MTAGPALATALPYEHLDALTDDRGLHEHALLDAPRPEHGYCVDDVSRALIVVAQEPEQTFRTRRLTEQYLRFLEAAAEPDGTVHNRLSPDGEWADASSLGDWWGRSVWAAGVVAAHAELPLTRRRAMRLFLHLAEERSPDLRAMTFAVLGAVEVVAVRPHSLVAVQLLHDAAPMLLSCTDQAWPWPEARLRYANGCVPEALLAAGEALQDPPLLARGFAALAFLLGLESRDGRLSVTGVAGRGPDELGVLFDQQPIEVAAIAAACARALTLDEDPLWREGLASCWAWFHGVNDSATVMVDPLSGAGYDGLESQGRNENRGAESTIAALHTSLVVRRAGLQPTRPSVPATPAAVTVR, encoded by the coding sequence GTGACCGCGGGGCCCGCCCTCGCGACGGCACTCCCCTACGAGCACCTCGACGCCCTCACCGACGACCGCGGACTGCACGAGCACGCGCTGCTCGACGCACCCCGGCCCGAGCACGGCTACTGCGTCGACGACGTCTCGCGCGCCCTGATCGTGGTGGCGCAGGAGCCGGAGCAGACGTTCCGGACCCGTCGCCTCACGGAGCAGTACCTCCGCTTCCTCGAGGCGGCCGCCGAGCCGGACGGCACCGTGCACAACCGGCTGTCGCCCGACGGCGAGTGGGCCGACGCCTCCTCGCTCGGCGACTGGTGGGGCCGCAGCGTCTGGGCCGCGGGGGTCGTCGCCGCGCACGCCGAGCTGCCGCTGACCCGCCGCCGCGCGATGCGGCTCTTCCTCCACCTCGCGGAGGAGCGCTCGCCGGACCTGCGCGCCATGACGTTCGCGGTGCTCGGCGCGGTCGAGGTCGTCGCCGTCCGCCCGCACTCGCTGGTCGCGGTCCAGCTGCTGCACGACGCCGCGCCGATGCTCCTCTCCTGCACGGACCAGGCCTGGCCCTGGCCGGAGGCGCGCCTGCGCTACGCCAACGGCTGCGTCCCCGAGGCGCTCCTGGCGGCCGGCGAGGCCCTGCAGGATCCGCCGCTGCTCGCGCGCGGGTTCGCCGCCCTCGCCTTCCTGCTGGGCCTCGAATCGCGCGACGGCCGCCTCTCGGTGACGGGCGTGGCCGGCCGCGGGCCGGACGAGCTCGGAGTGCTCTTCGACCAGCAGCCGATCGAGGTCGCCGCCATCGCCGCCGCGTGCGCCCGCGCCCTGACGCTCGACGAGGATCCGCTCTGGCGCGAGGGCCTCGCCTCCTGCTGGGCCTGGTTCCACGGGGTCAACGACTCCGCGACCGTGATGGTCGATCCGCTCTCCGGCGCCGGGTACGACGGCCTCGAGTCTCAGGGGCGCAACGAGAACCGGGGCGCGGAGTCGACGATCGCCGCCCTGCACACCTCGCTCGTCGTGCGGCGGGCCGGCCTGCAGCCGACGCGGCCGAGCGTCCCGGCGACCCCCGCGGCCGTCACCGTCCGATGA
- a CDS encoding glycosyltransferase — protein sequence MESPFPLAHRRSGTTVGLLSTFPPTRCGLATFTEALGGALADDHGAGIRTVRVMDELAVPGSTPGTSVVAELVAGDPASTARAAAELDSCDVAIIQHEYGIYGGPDGDEVIALMERLAVPVIVVLHTVLETPTPSQRLVLERVASLADAVVVMTAVAAEILERRYDVDASRVVVIAHGVPVWNAAARPAAAADPQIITWGLIGPGKGIEWGIRAMADLRDAGVSARYTVYGQTHPKVVAHAGEAYRESLADLIAELRLEDRVVLDGRYLDPSQLAAAVAEADAVLLPYDSRNQVTSGVLVEALAAGRRVVATEFPHALELLGNGRGRTVTHEDPAAMATALREVLAGSAPAAAPAALSWPAAAGLYLDLVERLRIEHAA from the coding sequence ATGGAGTCCCCCTTCCCCCTCGCGCACCGGCGATCCGGCACCACCGTCGGACTGCTGTCGACCTTCCCGCCCACGCGGTGCGGGCTCGCGACCTTCACCGAGGCCCTCGGCGGAGCACTGGCCGACGACCACGGCGCCGGCATCCGCACCGTCCGCGTGATGGACGAGCTCGCCGTGCCCGGATCGACACCCGGCACGAGCGTCGTGGCCGAGCTCGTCGCGGGCGACCCGGCGAGCACCGCGCGCGCGGCCGCCGAGCTCGACTCCTGCGACGTCGCGATCATCCAGCACGAGTACGGCATCTACGGCGGACCCGACGGCGACGAGGTGATCGCGCTGATGGAGCGGCTCGCCGTGCCCGTGATCGTGGTCCTGCACACGGTGCTGGAGACGCCGACCCCCTCGCAGCGCCTCGTGCTGGAGCGGGTCGCCTCCCTCGCCGACGCGGTCGTGGTGATGACGGCCGTCGCGGCCGAGATCCTCGAGCGCCGGTACGACGTCGACGCCTCGCGCGTCGTCGTCATCGCGCACGGCGTCCCCGTCTGGAACGCGGCCGCCCGCCCCGCCGCCGCCGCGGATCCGCAGATCATCACCTGGGGCCTGATCGGCCCGGGCAAGGGCATCGAGTGGGGGATCCGCGCGATGGCCGACCTGCGCGACGCCGGCGTCTCCGCCCGCTACACCGTCTACGGGCAGACGCACCCCAAGGTCGTCGCGCACGCCGGCGAGGCCTACCGGGAGTCGCTGGCCGACCTGATCGCCGAACTGCGGCTCGAGGACCGGGTCGTGCTCGACGGCCGCTACCTCGATCCCTCCCAGCTCGCCGCGGCGGTCGCCGAGGCCGACGCCGTCCTGCTGCCCTACGACTCCCGCAACCAGGTCACCTCGGGAGTGCTCGTCGAGGCGCTGGCCGCCGGACGGCGCGTCGTCGCGACGGAGTTCCCCCACGCTCTCGAGCTGCTCGGGAACGGCCGCGGCCGTACGGTCACGCACGAGGACCCCGCCGCGATGGCCACTGCGCTGCGCGAGGTGCTCGCCGGCTCCGCCCCCGCAGCCGCTCCGGCCGCCCTCTCCTGGCCCGCGGCCGCCGGCCTCTACCTCGATCTCGTCGAGCGCCTCCGCATCGAGCACGCGGCGTGA